The Sporichthyaceae bacterium genomic sequence CGGCGAACGGGTCGGCGACGGCTCGGGCCCCGAGTGCGACGTGGCGGTCGACCCGATCGACGGCACGCGGCTGACCGCGATGGGCATGAACAACGCGTTGTCGGTGCTGGCCGTGGCCGAGCGCGGCAGCATGTACGACCCGTCGGCGGTCTTCTACATGGACAAGCTGGTCACCGGGCCGGAGGCGGCCGACAGCGTCGACATCAGACTGCCGGTGGCCGAGAACATCCGCCGGGTCGCGAAGGCCAAGAACTCCGACGTGCACGACGTCTGCGTGGTCCTGCTCGACCGGGACCGGCATCAGGACCTCGCCGCGGAGATCCGGGCCACCGGCGCCCGGATCCGGTTCCTCACCGACGGCGACGTGGCCGGGGCGATCATGGCGGCCTCCGAGGGCACCGGTTGCGACCTGCTGCTCGGGATCGGCGGAACTCCGGAGGGGATCATCGCGGCCTGCGCGATCAAGTGCATCGGCGGCATGATCCAGGGCAAGCTGTGGCCGCGCGACGACGACGAGCGGCAGAAGGCGATCGACGCGGGCCTCGACCTCGACGTGGTGCTGTCCACCGACGAACTCGTCCGCGGCGACAACGCCTTCTTCGTCGCCACCGGCATCACCGACGGCGAACTGCTGCGCGGGGTGCGCTACCGGGCCGGCAGTGCCACCACGCACTCGCTGGTGATGCGTTCCAAGAGCGGCACGACCCGGCTCATCGAGAGCAAGCACCGCCTCGAGAAGCTGCGCAGTTACTCCCTGGTCGACTTCGACTGACCTCATCCCCGGCGCGCCCCCGACGCGCCTCCCGACCGAGGACACCGCCATGCCCGAGTTCGCCTACACCGATCTGCTGCCGATCGGCCCGGACACCACGACGTACCGGTCGCTGGGCGGCGCC encodes the following:
- the glpX gene encoding class II fructose-bisphosphatase, producing MDGISRDSRIPAELEVHPEAPDRNLALELVRVTEAAAMAAGRWIGRGDKNGADGVAVNAMRHLIGTVAMNGVVVIGEGEKDEAPMLFNGERVGDGSGPECDVAVDPIDGTRLTAMGMNNALSVLAVAERGSMYDPSAVFYMDKLVTGPEAADSVDIRLPVAENIRRVAKAKNSDVHDVCVVLLDRDRHQDLAAEIRATGARIRFLTDGDVAGAIMAASEGTGCDLLLGIGGTPEGIIAACAIKCIGGMIQGKLWPRDDDERQKAIDAGLDLDVVLSTDELVRGDNAFFVATGITDGELLRGVRYRAGSATTHSLVMRSKSGTTRLIESKHRLEKLRSYSLVDFD